The Helianthus annuus cultivar XRQ/B chromosome 16, HanXRQr2.0-SUNRISE, whole genome shotgun sequence genome includes a window with the following:
- the LOC110917854 gene encoding pyridoxal phosphate homeostasis protein, which produces MAAQAVEGAAVTALRTVFQRVRQAAERSGRVADDVRVVAVSKTKPVSLIRQVYDAGHRCFGENYVQEFIEKAPQLPQDIDWHFIGHLQSNKAKSLIAAVPNLSMVQGVDNEKIANHLDRAVSSIGRRPLPVMVQVNTSGEISKSGIEPSHCIELVKHVKFGCPNLVFSGLMTIGMPDYTSTPENFKTLSRCRVEICRELGMPENQCELSMGMSGDFELAIEMGSTNVRIGSTIFGPRDYSKKQQQQ; this is translated from the exons ATGGCCGCTCAGGCTGTGGAGGGCGCAGCAGTGACGGCTCTGCGAACAGTATTCCAGCGTGTTCGTCAGGCGGCAGAGAGATCCGGTCGGGTGGCCGATGACGTGCGTGTGGTGGCAGTCAGCAAGACCAAACCTGTATCTCTCATTCGACAAGTCTACGATGCCGGACACCGCTGTTTCGGGGAAAACTATGTTCAAGAATTCATCGAAAAGGCTCCTCAG CTTCCTCAAGACATTGACTGGCACTTTATTGGGCATTTACAGAGCAATAAAGCAAAATCCCTTATTG CGGCTGTTCCAAATCTGTCAATGGTCCAAGGCGTAGATAACGAGAAG ATTGCAAATCACCTTGATCGTGCAGTTTCAAGCATCGGCAGGAGGCCTTTGCCAGTTATGGTCCAAGTCAATACCAGTGGAGAGATAT CGAAATCCGGTATTGAACCATCGCATTGTATAGAGCTCGTGAAGCATGTTAAATTTGGTTGTCCAAACCTCGTGTTTTCTGGCTTAATGACTATTGGAATGCCAGATTACACATCCACTCCAGAGAACTTTAAG ACTCTGTCTAGATGCAGAGTTGAGATCTGCAGGGAACTTGGGATGCCAGAAAACCAGTGTGAACTATCAATGGGCATGTCTGGTGACTTTGAGCTAGCG ATTGAAATGGGCAGCACAAACGTAAGAATCGGGTCAACCATTTTCGGTCCTAGGGATTATTCAAAGAAACAACAGCAACAATAA